ATATCCCCGGGGATGAACACCTCTCCCGGAGAAACCAGCGGTTTCGCGCCTTTTAACGATATATTCCTGCCTTTGACCTTTATCCCCGCCTTGAAGAATTCAAGCATTTTTTCCGTATGATCGCGCGTCTTTACCGGCTCGATCAGGCGGGTAACGCCGTTAACATATAACCCGGCCATAAGAAGCGCGGATTTTACCTGGGCCGAGGCAACAGGTATCCTGTAAGTTATCGGCTTCAGGCTCGCGACTTTTACGCTGACCGGGGGGTATTCATCCTTCGCCCCACGACAGGCGCAGCCGGCTAAGCGGGCGGACATTCGGCGCAACGGCGCGATCACCCGCAACATCGGCCTGCGGGAAAGCGATCTGCCGGCGCAAAGCTTAGAAGGGAAATCCTGCCCGGATAAAACCCCGAGCAGCAGGCGGTAAGTAGTCCCGGACTCTTCAATAAAAATAGGACTTTCCGGTTTTTTCAAACCAAAAAGTCCTTTGCCGTATATTGATACGCAGTTCCGCTTCGAATCGCGGACGCTCTTTATCCCCAGCCTGCGGAAAACTTCAAGAGTCGCCAGGCAGTCTTTATTCGCCGGAAAATTGCGGACCACGGTCCTGCCCCGGCATAAGGCGCCGAGTATTATTGCCCGGTGGGCTATGGATTTATCCCCGGGCAATGTAAGTTTTCCTTTTACCGCCCGGATCCCGGATAAACCTCTTATTCTAAAAGGCCGCATTTAGCTTTTTAGTTCAACCCGGTCGCCTTCAGCGATCTTTACTTTTACCGCGTCAGAACCAAAACCGGCAGCTGACATCGCCTCATGAACCTTCTCGACCTTTAACTCGCCGATGTTCTTATTATTATGGAATACCGTAAAAACGCTTCCGGCGGCAAGCTTATCCTTGGCCCCCAGGTTTATGACCGCGAAGTTGTAATCTTTATTAACCACCAGGACCCGCCCTTCCAACTTGACTGCGGCGGACTTCTTTGAAGCCTTCGCTTCCGGATTGACTATGATAGTCCCTAAGGCCACATCCCCGAATTTCGCCTCGTAATTCTTTACTTTCTTCTCCAAGTCTATTTTCTGCGATTCCAGGTTCTTTAGCTGATTATCCATCTCAACCACCCTGGCTTCCATTTCCTTCAGCGCGCTTTCTGAGTCAGACAGCTTCTTTTGCAGTTCGCCTTTCACGCCGAATTCTTTTTCCAGGTCTGCCTTTATCTGATTCAATTGGGCCAGAGCAGCTTCTTTCTCGGATTTTTCTTTATCCAGGCTGCCTCGTATCGTCCCTAATCTCATTTCCGCATCTCTGACGCTTGACTGCAGGCTGCTGATCTTGACTCTCGATTCATCCAGATCCAACAGCGTGGAGTTATGTTTAGCGGTCAATTCCTGAAGCTGCTGGTCAAGCTCGAAATTCTTCTTTTTAGCCTGGGTTAAAGAATAAAATGTCCCGCCTGCCAGGGCCAGCGAGATGACGATTAAACCAATAAGTATAAAAACCGCGTTATTTTTCTTCTCTTCCATTCCTCAGCCTCCTTGAGTACGAACTCAACACCAACCTTTCCAATTAGGTTGGGTGTCAATTCCCAGAACTCAACACCAACCTTTCCAATTAGGTTGGGTGTCAATTCCCAGAACTCAACACCAACCTTACTGACGCAGAAGCGACATACCCGCCATTCCATTATGGCGGAGTGCTATTAGGTTGGGCGGATATTATTTGCCTTAACACCCAATCTTATAAGGCTTACCGACCCTTGAAAACCTAATATAACACTCCGGTTTAAAAAATCAAGCCTTTTTTTTAATAACCTCTTTCTTTTCAATTAATTCGGTGAATTCCACGGGGATAGCGCAGGAGAATTCCAGGGATTTTCCGCTGACCGGATGGACAAACCCTAAAACCCTGGCGTGCAAGGCCAAACGCGGGAATTCATTGTTGCGGCCGTACTTACGGTCGCCCAATATAGGATGCCCGACATAAGAAAGATGCACCCTTAACTGGTGCGTCCTGCCGGTAAAAGGCTCAAGTTCAAGGAAGCTGTATTCCTTTGTCCGTTTCAAGGCGCGGTAACGGGTCCGGGCATAACGGCTGTTCTTTCCGTAATTGACCGCCATCGCCTCTCTGCGCTGCGGATCCCGGGCTATCGGCAGTTCAATTACGTTCTCTTCAAATTCCATCTTCCCTTTTACCAGGGCTACGTACCGGCGCTTAATGCTGTGCTCGGCAAATTGCTTGGCCAGGCCCAGATGGCTGACATTATTCTTGGCGATGACCAAAAGCCCGGAAGTCTCTTTATCCAAACGATGCACTATGCCCGCCCTTTCCGGGTTTATATCCGAAAGGGATTTAAAACGATGCATCAGGGCGTTGACCAGGGTGTGTTCGCGGTTGCCCGGGGCAGGATGCACCACTAACCCGCCGGGTTTATTTATGACCGCCAGGTCATTGTCCTCATAGACAACTTCAAGCGGGATATCTTCCGCGCAAACGCTGGAAGGCTTTTTTTCTTCTATCGCGACCAGGTAAACATCCCCGGCCTTTACTTTCTGATGCGCTTTCTTGGCCGGTTCTCCGGATAAAATAACGCAGCCCGAATCTATAAGGCTCTTCACGGCTGTCCGGGATAACCCCAGCTTCTCCCCAAGAAAAAAATCCAATAGGAAGATATCCAGCCTTTTGCCCGCGTCTTCAGGTTGAACGGTCAAATTATATTCTTGCATAATCTTACTTGGTTTTAGGCCCTTTCAACAATGTCCAGCCCAATAATACCGCGCCCACAGTGATCGCGCTGTCCGCGACATTAAAGACCGGCCAGATCCGGAAATCCAGGAAATCGATAACATAACTGTAAAAGATCCGGTCGATGAGGTTTCCCAGCGCGCCGGCAAGGACCAACCCCAGCGATATCCTGTATAAGGAAAACTTTTTCCCTCCCGGGCTATGCCTGAGATTCACATAGATCAGCCAGATAGCGAAAAAGGTGGTGCATATCAAAAGCGGAACCTGGTTGCGCAGCAGGCCGAACGCCGCCCCCCGGTTATGCACCAGGGTGATATGGAAAATGTTCTTGATTACAGGGATAGACTGATTTAAATAAAGGCTGCGACAGGCTATTA
This is a stretch of genomic DNA from Candidatus Omnitrophota bacterium. It encodes these proteins:
- the aroA gene encoding 3-phosphoshikimate 1-carboxyvinyltransferase, which translates into the protein MRPFRIRGLSGIRAVKGKLTLPGDKSIAHRAIILGALCRGRTVVRNFPANKDCLATLEVFRRLGIKSVRDSKRNCVSIYGKGLFGLKKPESPIFIEESGTTYRLLLGVLSGQDFPSKLCAGRSLSRRPMLRVIAPLRRMSARLAGCACRGAKDEYPPVSVKVASLKPITYRIPVASAQVKSALLMAGLYVNGVTRLIEPVKTRDHTEKMLEFFKAGIKVKGRNISLKGAKPLVSPGEVFIPGDISSAAFFIVLASILPGSRAMFEKVSLNPSRMGMIKALKRMGADIKISPVKCRYSTEPMGNITVKSRVLKGAVVKKEEIPSLIDELPVLMVAAAFARGKTVFTGVEELRVKETDRINSMLVGLKAMGAVSRLVKKGRREDIVIIGKGCLTGARLKSFSDHRTAMSAAVAGLAASGLTEIDDMNCVNKSFPGFTAALRSLVTG
- a CDS encoding RluA family pseudouridine synthase, which translates into the protein MQEYNLTVQPEDAGKRLDIFLLDFFLGEKLGLSRTAVKSLIDSGCVILSGEPAKKAHQKVKAGDVYLVAIEEKKPSSVCAEDIPLEVVYEDNDLAVINKPGGLVVHPAPGNREHTLVNALMHRFKSLSDINPERAGIVHRLDKETSGLLVIAKNNVSHLGLAKQFAEHSIKRRYVALVKGKMEFEENVIELPIARDPQRREAMAVNYGKNSRYARTRYRALKRTKEYSFLELEPFTGRTHQLRVHLSYVGHPILGDRKYGRNNEFPRLALHARVLGFVHPVSGKSLEFSCAIPVEFTELIEKKEVIKKKA
- the lspA gene encoding signal peptidase II; amino-acid sequence: MIIIISLILVLDQLSKLIACRSLYLNQSIPVIKNIFHITLVHNRGAAFGLLRNQVPLLICTTFFAIWLIYVNLRHSPGGKKFSLYRISLGLVLAGALGNLIDRIFYSYVIDFLDFRIWPVFNVADSAITVGAVLLGWTLLKGPKTK